In Streptomyces venezuelae, the sequence CGCCGCCAGGTTCAGGGCGAGCGCCGCGAGCACCAGCGCGGCGGTCCGCTCGACCAACAACCGGGTACGGCTGACGGGACGCACCATGACGAGCTCCACGGTCCCGGACTCCACGTCCGCCGCCACGGCGGCCGCGGCGAGCGAACCGATCGCGGTGAGCTGCATGGCGATCCAGAAGGGATGGGTGAGACCGTCGCCCAGCAGGCCGGCGTAGCTGGCGATCGACACGTCGCCGCTGGACCCGCTGAACGCCCGGTAGGCCGAAGGCGGTCCCTTCCCGCCCGCGGAGAAGAGCTGACCCGGAGGAATCGCGTTGGCGACCACCACGATGAGTGCTTCGAAGACGACCATCCCGATGATCAGGGCGGCCAGCATCCGGCGCCGCCGGTACAGGGCGAGCCACAACAGCGGCCACTGGCTTCTCACGGCTCCTCCCCCACGGCGCCGTTGCGGTACAGGTCCATGAAGGCTTCGTCCAGTCCGGCTTCTTCCACCGTGACGTCGGCCACCGGCAGGCCGAGCAGGGTGCGAAGGGCGCCCACCAGTTCACTCGGCGGTACGAGCAGCTCCACTCGGTCCCCCTGCCAGCGAGGGGCCCAGCGGTCTGCGTCGCCCAGTGGCCGTGCTCCGTGTAGCCCAGGTGCGGGGCCACCCTGTGGTGATCGGCGATCGGGTCCAGCCCGAGCACTCGAACACGTCCTTCGGTGGGGCGAAGCAGCCCGGTGAGACATCGCAGAGTGGTCGTCTTCCCCGCACCGTTCGGTCCGAGGAAACCGAACACCTCGCCTGGTCGCACGGTGAGGTTCAGGCGGTCGATTCCCGTCACCGGCCCGTACCTCTTGGTCAGTCCGGTCAGCTCGATCGCCGGCCCGTCGCTCATGGATCCAGTCTGGGCCCGCTGCCGGAGACCCGCCCGCTCATCCGATGTCGTAGGCCGTGAGGGGGGCGTGCTGCGGTGCGGTCCCGGCTGCTGCCATGTCGCCGTAGGCGGTGCGCTTGAGCTGCAGTGCCAGGTTCTCCAGAGCTCGGGCGGCCGCGAGTTCGTTGCCGATCTCGGGCACGTCCTTGTCCGTCGGGTTGCAGCGTGCGGTGCCTTGGCCCGTGAGACGTGTGGTGCCGGTGTCGAGCTCGACGCGGACCTTGGTCGTGTGCTCTTCCTCGAAGAGGTAGAGGTGGGTCTTCCATTCGCTCGTGTGCGACATGGTGTGCCTCCGGTCGGATCAGGAGTGGCGGTGGTGCCGGCGTCGGGCCCATCGTCGGAGCTCGTCGCTTCCCCAGACCAGCGGCGGGAAGACCGCGATGAGGAGGACGACGTCCAGCGGGAGGGCTGCGGTGCCGAAGAGGTGCTGGAGCGGCGGCGCGTACACGAGCGCCGCGGTGAAGACGAGTTCGAAGGCGATGCCGGCGAGCAGCAGCGGGTTGGTGAAGAAGCCGATGTCGCGCAGGGCCGCGTGGTCGGTTCGGGCGGCGATGGCCGTGCCGACCTGGCAGGTCACGATTCCTGCGAAGGTGGCGGTGGTCGCGGTGAGGTGGGCGTGGTGCAGGGGGCTTCCCGGTCCGGTGGGGTCGCCGGGGTGCCAGCCCGCGCGCCACAGCACGTAGAAGAAGCCGGTCATCACGAGGGCGGCCGAGACGGTGCCGAGCCAGCCCCAGCTGCGCACGAGCATGTCCTTGTTGATCACGCTCTGGGAACTGGTCCGGGGCGGTCGGGACATGATCCCCGGCTCGGCGCGCTCACGGCCGAGGGCGAGGGCCGGCAGGGTCTCGGTCCCCAGGTCGACGGCGAGGATCTGCAGGACGGTCAGCGGCAGCGGTACGGCCCCTGCGGAGAGGGCGAACACGAGGAAGGGCACGACCTCGGGGGTGAGGTGGGCGAAGATGTAGACGATGAACTTCCGGACGTTGTCGTAGACGCGGCGCCCTGATTCGATCGCGGTGACGATGGTCGCGAAGTTGTCGTCGGTCAGGACCATGGTCGACGCCTCGCGTGCGACGTCGGTGCCGGAGAGCCCCATGGCCACACCGATGTGGGCACGGTGCAGGGCCGGGGCGTCGTTCACTCCGTCACCGGTCATGGCCACGATCCGGCCGTGCGCCCGCAGGGCATCGGCCACCTTCAGCTTGGTCTCGGGCGAGGAGCGGGCGAAGACGATCTCCGTGCCGTCCTGGCGGAGGAGGTGGTCGAGCTCGCGGTCGTCGATCGCCTCGGACTGGGCGACCACCTGGAGGTCCGGTGTACCGATGCCGACGGCGCGGGCCACGGACGCGGCGGTCGCCCCGTTGTCGCCGGTGACGATGTGGACGGTGAGACCCGCCTCGTGGCAGCGCCGGACCGCGGCGGCGACCTCGGGGCGCGGCGGGTCGTACAGGCCGACGAGGCCGAGCAGGTGCAGCTCCTGCTCGGCGTCCTGCCGCCGCACGGGCGCTGCCCCGCTGCCCGGCGGCAGCTCGCGTACCGCGACGGCCAGCACGCGCATGCCGTTCGCCGCCAGAGCGTCGGCGGCCTGCTGGGCCTCGTCGGCCGGTTCGCCTTCGGCCAGCAGCGCCACGACGGCTTCGGGGGCGCCCTTGACGATCACGCGGAGGGTGCCGTGTTCTCCGTCATGGATCACCGACATGCGGCGCAGGCGCGGGTCGAAACGGAAGCAGGCCCGTCGGTGGGTGTCCCGGCCGGCCGGGTCGAGGGGTGCGGCATGTTGTGAGGCGCCCTCGACCAGTGCGACCTCGGTCGGGTCACCGTGCAGCGCGCCGTCGCTCTCGCGGGTGACGGTGGTGCACTGGGCTGCGGCACGGACCAGTTCGGCGGTCTCCGCACCGGTTGCCGTCTCGCGTGGCGGGGTCCAGGTGGAGTGGAGGCGCATCTGGTTGCGGGTGAGCGTGCCGGTCTTGTCGGTGCAGATGACGTTGGTGGAGCCGAGGGTCTCCACGGCGCTCAGCCGCTTGACCACCGCGCCCTGACGGGCGAGGACGCGTACGCCCACGGCGAGGGCGAGGGTGATGGTGGGCAGCAGCCCTTCGGGCACGTTGGCGACGAGCAGGCCGATGGCGAACATCAGCGAGTCGGTCAGCGGGAGGCCGACCGCGAGGCCGGTCACCAGGAAGACGGCCCCCATGGCGACCGCGACCGCTGCGATCAGCCAGGCGACCTTCTTGACCTGCTGTTCCAGTGGGCTCGGCTCGCGGCGGGTGCGCTGGCTGAGGGCGGCGATCCGGCCGAGTTCGGTGTGGTCGCCGGTGGCGAAGACGATCGCCTGCGCCTGGCCTTCCGTGGCGGTGGTGCCGCTGAAGACGAGGTTGGGCTCCTGGAGCAGGGAGAGGCCTTCCAGGCCCGGGCCGGCGAAGCGCTCGACCGGGGTGGATTCGCCCGTGAGCATGGAGAGGTCGGCCTCTATTCCTCCCTCGGTCAGGCGGGCGTCGGCGGGTATCCGGTCGCCCTCGTCGAGAGCGATGAGGTCGCCGGGGACGAGGTCCCGGGCCGGGAGGTGCTGTGCCTGTCCGTCGCGGATGACCCGGGCCTGGGCCGGGAGGTAGCGGGCCAGGGTTTCGACGGCCTTCTCGGCCTGCCGTTCCTGGACGAGGGCGAATCCGGCGTTGACGAGGACGACCGCGACGATCGCCCAGCCGAGGACCGCGATCGCGGCGGTGAAGGCGAGGGCGGCCGCGGCCCACAGCAGCAGTGCCAGCGGGTGGACGAGTTGCCGCAGCAGTTCTTTCAGGATGCTCGTGCGGGTGGTGCGGCGGACCTCGTTCGGGCCGTAGACGGCCAGTCTGCGTGCTGCCTCCCGGCTGGAAAGGCCGAGGCGACCGGTGTGCAGCTCACGGCGGAGCAGGGGAAGGGGTTCCAGGGGATCCGGCGCGAGGTCAGGGGCGGCGGTCTCAGTCATCGCCGGCTCCCTGTCCGGGGCGCAGGCGGCCTGACCACAGGGGCTCGACGCCTGCCCACTCGGAGTCCCAGGCCCGTGCGCTGCCCGCGTCCACGAAGCGCAGGCGCAGGGCTACGAGGGCGCCGCCGGCGAGCACGATTCCGGCCAGCGCTCCGGTACCGATGCCCACCGCGTTCAAGGCGACGTGGGCCTGGCTGGGCGGTGCGCCGGTCGCACGGCCGTTTCCGTCGACCCACAGGCGGACCGTGTCCCCGTGCCGGGTTCCTGCCGGAACGGGGATGGTTTCGGTGTGCGCGCGCTGCGAGGGGTAGTGCCACGTGGCGGCCGCTACGGTGACCGGCCGACTGCTCGGCTGCGCTCCTGCCCGGTAGGTGGTATGGCCGACCGTGGTGGCCGTCACGGTGTGGCGGTGGCGCGCGAGGTTCTCGGCGGTGCGGTGGCCGTCCGTCCAGGCCGCGCGCCCGAGGGCGAAACCGGCGATGACGGCCAGGAGGCAGGTCAGCGCGAAGGCGGCATGCATGCGGGTCCGGGTGCGGTCGGCGTGACGCCTGAGCGGGTTGGCGCCCGTACCTTTCGTCCGGTGGTGCATGGCACGCCTCCGTGCTGTGCGTGCCGAGCGGGCCGTCCCTTCAGGCGGCGACGAGCTCGGCACTGATGTGGTGGGCCCAGTTCTGGATCCGTTCGGGGTTGCGGAAGTCTCCGCCCTTGCCCTGCCGGGTCATGGCCTTGGCGAGGAATCCCGGGGTGTGGGCCGTGATGCTGCCGCCGAAGGTCATGTGCTCGCGTGCTCCGATGAGTTGCATCTCCCGGGCGACGGCGGACACCGGGGGGATGTCGCGTTCTTCGGCGGAGCGGTCGAGCGGGCCGCTGCTGAACATCCACACCGGGCGGTGCCGCAGGGATTCGGCGTTGCGTTCGGCGCAGTGCTTGGCCTTGCTGCTCCAGTGACCGGCGTAGAGGGAGCCGCCGAGGACGACGGCGTCGTAGGCGCGGACGTCGTGGACGTCGCCGGCCGGCAGGACGACGGCGTCGAGACCGTCCTCGCGGAGGGTCTTGCCGATCTGTTCGGCGATGCCTGCGGTGGCGCCGTGCTTGGTGCCGTAGGCGACCAGGACTCGCTTGGTGCTCATGGCGGGTGCTCCTTGATTCCGTGGTGCGGGTCTGATGCCACTGTCACGCGGCCGACGGCCGGACCGCTTGGGCCGGACGGATCCCGATGGGGGCCGTTCGGTCCTCCCCGTAGCGTTCTCCTCGGCGGTGGCGCTGTTTCGGACGGCGAGCTCCGGGCCGGAACGCCCCAGCTCGCGGCTGAGGTCCTCGCAGGCCGTGATGGCCTCGGCCATCAGGGGTTCGGGCAGAAACTCGCCCATGATCATCGAGCGGATGCCCGCTCGACGTCTTCGAGCGCGACACCGTCGTGGAACCGGTCGAGCTGGTCCTGCATGCGGGTGCGCAGGCCGTGTCGTCGAGCAGCTCTTCGTAGGCGTCGGCGGCCGGGGCGAAGCCGGGCGGCACCCGCAGGCCGGCGGTGGTCAGCCGTCTGGTCAGCTCGCCCAACGAGGCGTTCTTGCCGCCGACCCGGCCGATGCCGCCTCGGCCGAGCTCGGTGAACGGTACGACGGGTCGCATGTGTGTCCTGTGACGTTCTCCGGGGCTGCGTATCGGCAGGGATCAGTACGGCAGGGGGCGGCCGGACGGCGTGCGCAGATCCAGCGGGGCGGGCTTGTGGGGCTGCTTGGGCCGGGTCTGGATCCGAATGCGCAGCATCGTGGTCACCCTCTTCGGAAGGCGGCGCCGGAATGGCGTCCGGGTTCCACGATCACGCGGTGGGCCATGGGGACCGCAGTGCCGAGGGGGCCATGCCCATGGGGCCGAGTAGGCCGCTGCGGTGCTGGGCCGATCGGCCCGGCTTCCGGTGCTGAAGGGCTGTCTGACCCGCGGCTGGACCACGTTCGCCCTGCTCAGGACCATCGACGGGAATCGTCGTCCACCGCCCGGTCCACCGCCCGCCGGAACGCGGTGCGCATGAGGTGGATGGAGAGGTTCGTCAGCGCGCCCCTGCGTTCCTCGGGAGCCTCAGTCAGGTAGCCGTCGACGTCGTTTGCCTTGCTCTGCACCATTCCGTGAGGCTGTGCCGGATTCAAAGCGTCCATCAATGTTCGACATCCGCATCTGCCCGGACGATGGTGATCGGACATGGCGCGTGGAGCGCCGTCTGATGGCTCACCGAACCGAGCAGGGCTCGACCGAAGCCGCCGCGACCGCGACTGCCCACGACCAGCATGTCCGCGCCCTCTGCCGCGTCGACCAGGACGTCGACCGGATTGCCGCGCACCAGGCGCTGGTGTACGGAGGAGGCACCGTCCTCACCGAGTACCGTGCGGACCTCCTCGACCAGCCGGCGCTCGGCCTCCTCCTCGTCGAACGTGGTGTCCACCGCCGGGGCCGACCACGACGCGGCACCGGGCAGGTCCCACGCTGCGACCGCCTCTACTCGCCCGCTCACCAGCCCTGCGTACCGGACCGCCCAGCGCAGCGCGGCCTGGGACGAGGGCGATCCGTCGACGCCCACCACAATCCGCGGAGCCTCTTGCTGCCTGTTCATTCCGCTCATCCTTCCGACGGCTGATACATCCACAGTGTGCGCATCACGATCGCCCCGCCACGCGAGGAGGAGGTGGCTGCCGTGTCAGCCCTTTGGGAGGCGGAACCATCGCTCCTGGCCTGCGGCAATACGTTCGTGCCGGTCACCGGGCAGGACCAGGGGCACCGGACCGAGGGGGGATGAAGGGACGCTGATGCCGAGCCGGCCCGGCCGGAACCGGATGCGGATGTCCCGGTGCCCCAGATAAGAGATCGAGAACGAGGAACCGGGCACTTCGGAGAGGGGCACGGGGTCGATGTGCAGGCCGTCGCCGTGGGGTTCGAGTCCGACGATGCCGCGCTCGACGAGGCCGAGGGTGCCACCCATGGCACCGAGGTGGATCCCCTCACCGGTGGTGCCGCCCTGGACGTCGGTGATGTCACCGAGCAGCGCTTCCTGGCAGTAGCGCCAAGCATCCGGGCCCTGCTCGCGAGCAAGTACCCAGCCGTGGACGAGGCTGCTGAGCGTGGAGCCGTGGCTGGTGCGCCGCAGGTAGTAGTCCACCGTCCTGTGCCAGAGGTCGTCGTCGAGGCGACACCCAAGCCGAAGGAACAATCGTTCGAGTTCTGTGGGGCGGAAGAGGTAGCCGAGCATGAGGGTGTCGGCCTGCTTGGACGCCTGGTAGCGGTTGGGGGTGTCGCCTTCGGCTTCCAGAATGCGGTCCAGGCGGCGGATGTCGTGGTAGCGGGCGCGGTATCCGTCCCAGTCGAGTTCGGCGAGGTCCCCGTAGCCGTGGAACTGGCTGATCACCTCTCGGTGGAACGGCACGTACAGGCGGCGGGAAACGTCCTCCCAGACGGTGAGTACGTCGGGGCCGACGCCGATGTGCGCGAGGAGCTCGGCACGTCGGGCGGCAGGAAGCTCCCCGTACAGGTCGAGGGACCGGGCCAGCACCCAGGCGGCGGTGACGTTGGTGTAAGCGTTGTCGTCGATGCCGGGACCAGTGGCGTCCGGGTAGGCATCGTGGTACTCGTCCGGTCCGACGACGCCGCGGATCCGGTAGCGGCCGAGGCCCGTGTCCCACGTCGCTGCGTCCGCCCAGAAGCGGGCCACGTGCAGGAGGAGTTCGGCGCCGGGACCGTGCATGAATCCGGCATCGCCGGTGGCCTGCCCGTACCGCCACACGTTCCACGCCACAGCCGACCCCACGTGGTGCTGGAGGTGGGAGTGGTCCGGCAGCCAGCGGCCGGAGCGCGGATTGAGGTGCAGCCGCTGGGTCTCCTCGGTGCCGGAACTGCCGCTCTGCCAGGGGAACATGGCTCCCTTCACCCCAGCCCGGCGAGCGGCCTCCCGAGCTGCGGGGAGCCGTCGGTGCCGGTACATCAACAGGGCGCGAGCGGTCTCGGGGAGGTGGAGGGCGAGGTAGGGCAGGACGAACAGCTCGTCCCAGAAGACGTGGCCCCGGTACGCCTCGCCGTGAAGGCCGCGAGCGGGGACGCCGGCATCGAGCTCGGCGGTGTGCGGCGAGAGGGTCTGCAGCACGTGGAAGGCGTGCAGCCGGAGGACCTTGCCGGTCTCTCCGGGCACCTTCAACTCTCCGTCGCTCCAGAGGCGTTGCCAGGCAGCGCGGTGGGAGGCCAGCAGGGAGGGAAAGTCCGGGGCGTGCGTGGCGCAGTCGATGCTCCGCCGCAGCGTATCGGCCGCGGGACGGTCGAGCGAGGTGCACAGGGCAGCAGTCTTCACCACGACGACCGGGGCCGCCCGATCGATCGGCAGGACGAACGTCTGTGTGGCGGTGGTGGATGTACAGACCCGGCCCACCGGTGCCAGAGGACGTGCCGATGTACGGACCGCGAGCCCGATCTGTACCCGGGAGGTGGCCGTCGTGCAGGACAGCCAAGCGGTGCCCTCCGCCTCCACCCCGGCCCGGTGCCCGACGAGATGCCGCCCGGCCAGGGCGCGGTAGCGGTCGACTCCCGCGTTCGTGACGTCGCCGTCGAGCACGGACTCGATCCCTATCCGGCCACTCCAGCCGTACGCTCTGAACACCGTGTTCTGCGCTGCCAGGTTCGGGACGCCCATGTGGACCAGGCGGGTGTGCGTGACACCCAGGCGACGGCCTTCGGCATCGTGGAAGAGCATGCGGCGGGTGAGCGTTCCGGCGCGCAGGTCCAGCGTCACGTTGCTGTGCCGCAGGGACGGATGGTCCGGCGTGAGCCAGTCCCCCGGCGGTGCGCCCTCGGGCAGGCAGCGGTACCGCAGGGCGGTCCAGTCCGGCAGTCGGACCATGTCCTCGTTGGAGACCGTGCGTCCGCCGATGGTGGAGTCGAGCCGGTTGTAGCAGCCGGCGAGGTAGGTGCCCGGGTAGTGGATGTCGTCGGCGACGCTTTCGGGGGCTGAACCGCGCGTGGCGAAGCGGCCGTTGCCCAGAGTGCACAGGGCTTCGACCAGCCGCTCGGTCTTGGGGTCATAGCGGTGGTATTCCCAGTGCCAGGCAGTGGTCACAGACGGCCGCCTTCGAGTATGGCGGGCAGCCCGCCGAGGTCGGGAAGGACGAGATCGGCGCCATGCGCACCGAGGGCCTCCGTCATGCGCGGGTCGTCGTCCCTGTTGAGCCCCACCACCAACCGGAAACCGCCCAGGTGTCCCGCCTCGACGCCGGCGAGCGCGTCCTCCACCACGGCCGTGTGCGCGGGGGTCACGCCGAGTCGGCCGACGGCTTCGAGGAAGAGGGCGGGGTCGGGTTTCCCCGCAAGTGCGAGTGCGGCCGCGTCCTGGCCGTCCACCAGGGCGTCGAAGTAGCCGACGAGCTGTGCGGACTCCAGGAGGGATCGGGCGTGCCGGGAAGCCGAGACGGCCGCGCAACGGACCGTCTTCTCCCGAAGTTCCTGAAGCGCGGGCCGCACGTCGTCGAAGGTGCTGACGCCGTCAGTCCGCAGCATCGATGAGAAGACCTCCTCCTTGCGGGCGGCGACCGCGTGGACGGTCGCGCACCCGGGCGGATCCTCGGGCGTCCCGGGCGCAAGGTCGATGTGGCGGGCGGTGAGGAAGGCGCGTACACCGTCGAGACGGGACCTGCCGTCCACCAGGTCCCGGTACTCCCGGACGGCGTCGAACGGGCGCGGCCGCGCACCGGCGTGCGATGGCTTCCACTCCGGGAGACAGCCGTCGAAGGTCTCCTTCCAGGCGGCCGCGTGCCGGTCCGCCGTGGCCAGGAGCACTCCGTCGGTGTCGAAGACGACCGCGCGCAGTTCGTTCATGAGTCGTGCACCACGCGACGGCCGGTGATCCGAGCCGGGGTGAGCTTCATCCAGTGGCTGCGCGGGCCGCCGGCCCAGGGCTGGGAGCGGGCCGTGGTGTTGAGGTGGTGGATCTCGTCCGGGTCTGTGACGGCTGCCAGTTCACCCACGGCCAGCACGCTCCAACCAGTGGCGGTGACGTCGTCGATGTTGTCGATCTCGAAGGCGACCTCGGTTCCGGCCGCTCTGGAAGTGACCGCTTCCGCGGAGGTGCGGAAGGCGATGTCGGAGCCTGCGATCAGGTAGTTGACGGGGAGGATGGCGGGGCCTTCGGACGTGAAGATGGCGATGCGGCCAACGCCGTGCGTGCTCAGCAGCCGCCGGCATTCGGGCTCGTCCAGCGGTACGAGCACACTGTCGCGCCGGGCTGTGGCCCGCCCTGCGACGCGTCGGGCGCTGGCGCCGGTCAAGTCGTCAACCGTGAGGCCCAGGGCGTCGGCCACCCGAACCAGGGTGCCGATGGCAGGACTGGCGGCGTGCTCCTCCAGGTAGGCGATGTACGTCCCATCGGCACCGCACCGCCGGCCCAGATCCTCGCGGCTCAGCCCCAGGGCCTCACGGCGGGCCGCCAGGCGGCGGCCCAGGTCGGTGCGTCCGGTCATCTCGCCTGACTGCTGGGGGCGGGTGCTCGGCATGTTCTTCACGGCGCTCACTGCTCCTGGGGCGGTACGGCGACCGTGTCGTGCTGCGGTCCGCCGAGCACGACCTTCAGGGCGCCGGTTTCGCCGGCGCTGGAGAAGACGTCGTACGCCTCTTCCATCTGGTCGAGCTCGAAGCGGTGGGTGACCATCGCGGCCCCGGGCAGGCGGCCGGCGGCCATCATGCGGAGCAGCATGGGGGTGGAGTGGGTGTCGACGAGGCCGGTGGTGATGGTGACGTCCTTGATCCAGAGGTCTTCGAGGTGGAGGACGGCAGGCTTGCCGTGGACGCCGATGTTGGCGACCCGTCCGCCCGGGCGGACCATCCGGGTGCACATCTCGAACGCCTCGGGCACGCCGACGGCCTCGATGACCACGTCCGCGCCGAGCCCGTCGGTGAGGTCCTCCACCAGCCGCTCGGGCTCTTCGTCCGCGCTCGCGGTGGCATCGGCGCCGAGATCGCGTGCGGCGGCGAGCCGGGACGCGGCGAGGTCGACGGCGATGATCCGCCCGGGGCTGTAGAGCTGTGCGGTGGCGATGGCGGCCAGGCCGATGGGTCCGGCGCCGACCACGACCACAGTGTCGCCGGGGCGCACGTTGCCGTTGAGCACGCCGACCTCGTAGGAGGTCGGGAAGATGTCGGCGAGCAGCACGGCGTCGTGGCTGGCCAGGGCGCTGGGGAGCGGGTGGACGGAGAGGTCCGCGAAGGGGACGCGTACGTATTCGGCCTGGGTGCCGTCGATGGTGTGGCCCAGTACCCAGCCTCCGCCTCCGCGGCACTGGCCGTAGTGGCCCTCTCGGCAGAAGCGGCAGCGACCGCATGCGGAGATGCAGGAGATCAGGACGCGGTCGCCAGGGCGGACGCTACGGACGTCTCCGCCGGTCTCGACGACGGTCCCGACGGCCTCGTGGCCCAGGATCCGCCCCGGAGTGACTTCGGGGACGTCGCCCTTGACGATGTGCAGGTCGGTGCCGCAGATGGTGACGGCGTCGACCCGGACGATCGCGTCGGCGGCGTCCTTGATCGAGGGGTCCGGGACGTCCTGCCAGGAGGTTTGTCCGGGCCCGTGGAAGACGAGTGCCTTCATGGCGCGGCCTTCTCTCTGTGTGTGCGGGAGGGGTCACCGTCAGGCTGTGCCTGCGTCCCTCCCTCCCGCTTGGGCCGGTCGGCCCCTACCCGGGACCGGTCGGTCCCCAGCTGACAGGGCGCTGCGGTGCGACGGTGGAGACCGGCATCCGTTCCGAAAGGAGGGCTGCTGCCATGTCCCAGTCAGCCCCGTCCCATGCTTCCGCCCGCCCGGCCCTGCTGAGGTTCCTCGGCGGTGTACGGACGGTCACCGGCAGCAAGTTCCTGGTCGAGAGCGACCACGCCCGGATCCTCGTCGACTGCGGACTCTTCCAGGGTGTCGCGGACCTACGGCGCCGCAACTGGGACAGGCTGCCCTGCGACGCCTCGGACATCCACGCCGTCGTCGTGACGCACGCCCACCTGGACCACTGCGGGTACCTGCCGCGACTGGTCCGGCACGGCTTCCGCGGTCCGGTCCTGATGAGCGCGGCCACTGCCCGGCTCGCGGAGATCGTGCTGCGCGACAGCGCGAGGCTGCAGATGGAGGCCGCCGAGCACGCAAACCAGCACGGCTGGTCCAAGCACCGGCCCGCCAAGCCGCTCTACGACGATGACGACGTCGACCACACGATCAAGTACTTCGACCCGGTATCGGTGGGCAGCGTGATCGAGATCATGGCCGGCACGAAGCTGATGCTGCACCACGGCGGTCACATCCTCGGCTCCGCCTGGGGGCACCTGACCCTGGAGGACGGCCACACCCTGGCCGTCAGCGGCGACCTCGGCCGCCCCGGCCACCCGCTCCTCCTGCCGCCCGAGCCTTTCTCCGGCGCCGACGTCCTGCTGATGGAGTCGACGTACGGCAACCGCCGCCACGACCACGAGAGCGCCCGCAGGGAATTCGCCTCGGTGATCACCCGCGCCCTGTCCCGTGGCGGGACCGTGGTCATCCCGGCCTTCGCGATCGACCGCACCGAGGTCGTCCTGCACGAGCTCGCCACCCTGCGCAGGGACGGCACCCTGCCCCGCCACGTACCGGTCTACGTCGACAGCCCCATGGCCCTGGCCGCACTGGACGTCTACCGCGACGCCGTACGGACCCGCTCGCCCGAACTACGCCCCGAGATCCTCGCCCAGGGCGAGGCTGCGATCAGCCCGGAGCCCTTCCAGGCCGCCCGGACCGTCCAGGAGTCGATCGACATCAACAATTCCACCGGGCCGGCGATCATCGTCTCCTCCGCCGGCATGGCCACCGGCGGTCGCGTCCTGCACCACCTCCACCGGATCCTGCCCGACCCCCGCAATGCCGTGGTCATCGTCGGCTTCGCCGCCGCCGGCACCCGCGCCCGCGACCTCGTGGACGGCGCCCGCACGCTCAAGATGTTCGGCGAGTACGTTCCCGTACGCGCCGAAGTCGCCGACGTCCCGCACTTCTCCGCACACGCCGACGCCGGCCAGATCATCGACTGGCTGCGAGGCGCCCCGGCCCCGGCCCCGCACACCACCTACCTCGTCCACGGCGAGGAGAGCGCCGCCGAGACCCTGCGCGACCGGATCGACGACGAACTGGGCTGGACGGCCGTCGTACCCAAGTCCGGGGAGGCCGTCCTGGTCCGCTGACGGGGCCGGACGGCCCCGGCGGTGTGCACCGCGCGGCCCTCCCGGACACGGTGGCCCACCGACCAGGGTGGATGCGAAGGGTTGGAGGCACTCCATGAGCACCATGCACAGCATCCTCGGAGCGATGGCACCGGAAGCCCGCGAGGCCCTGCTCGCCCACTCCCACCCCGTGACCTTCCCGGCCGGCACCCGCATCTTCAACGAACGTCGGCAAGCCGAGAAGTTCTGGATCATCCAGTGCGGCACCGTGGGCCTCGACACCCACGTCCCCGGCCACAAGAACGTGGTCGAGGACTCGGCCGTCGGCCGCTC encodes:
- a CDS encoding PEP/pyruvate-binding domain-containing protein, translating into MRPVVPFTELGRGGIGRVGGKNASLGELTRRLTTAGLRVPPGFAPAADAYEELLDDTACAPACRTSSTGSTTVSRSKTSSGHPLDDHGRVSARTPDGRGHHGLRGPQPRAGAFRPGARRPKQRHRRGERYGEDRTAPIGIRPAQAVRPSAA
- a CDS encoding cation-translocating P-type ATPase gives rise to the protein MTETAAPDLAPDPLEPLPLLRRELHTGRLGLSSREAARRLAVYGPNEVRRTTRTSILKELLRQLVHPLALLLWAAAALAFTAAIAVLGWAIVAVVLVNAGFALVQERQAEKAVETLARYLPAQARVIRDGQAQHLPARDLVPGDLIALDEGDRIPADARLTEGGIEADLSMLTGESTPVERFAGPGLEGLSLLQEPNLVFSGTTATEGQAQAIVFATGDHTELGRIAALSQRTRREPSPLEQQVKKVAWLIAAVAVAMGAVFLVTGLAVGLPLTDSLMFAIGLLVANVPEGLLPTITLALAVGVRVLARQGAVVKRLSAVETLGSTNVICTDKTGTLTRNQMRLHSTWTPPRETATGAETAELVRAAAQCTTVTRESDGALHGDPTEVALVEGASQHAAPLDPAGRDTHRRACFRFDPRLRRMSVIHDGEHGTLRVIVKGAPEAVVALLAEGEPADEAQQAADALAANGMRVLAVAVRELPPGSGAAPVRRQDAEQELHLLGLVGLYDPPRPEVAAAVRRCHEAGLTVHIVTGDNGATAASVARAVGIGTPDLQVVAQSEAIDDRELDHLLRQDGTEIVFARSSPETKLKVADALRAHGRIVAMTGDGVNDAPALHRAHIGVAMGLSGTDVAREASTMVLTDDNFATIVTAIESGRRVYDNVRKFIVYIFAHLTPEVVPFLVFALSAGAVPLPLTVLQILAVDLGTETLPALALGRERAEPGIMSRPPRTSSQSVINKDMLVRSWGWLGTVSAALVMTGFFYVLWRAGWHPGDPTGPGSPLHHAHLTATTATFAGIVTCQVGTAIAARTDHAALRDIGFFTNPLLLAGIAFELVFTAALVYAPPLQHLFGTAALPLDVVLLIAVFPPLVWGSDELRRWARRRHHRHS
- a CDS encoding universal stress protein; protein product: MNRQQEAPRIVVGVDGSPSSQAALRWAVRYAGLVSGRVEAVAAWDLPGAASWSAPAVDTTFDEEEAERRLVEEVRTVLGEDGASSVHQRLVRGNPVDVLVDAAEGADMLVVGSRGRGGFGRALLGSVSHQTALHAPCPITIVRADADVEH
- a CDS encoding dsRBD fold-containing protein, which codes for MSHTSEWKTHLYLFEEEHTTKVRVELDTGTTRLTGQGTARCNPTDKDVPEIGNELAAARALENLALQLKRTAYGDMAAAGTAPQHAPLTAYDIG
- a CDS encoding ABC transporter permease subunit, with protein sequence MRSQWPLLWLALYRRRRMLAALIIGMVVFEALIVVVANAIPPGQLFSAGGKGPPSAYRAFSGSSGDVSIASYAGLLGDGLTHPFWIAMQLTAIGSLAAAAVAADVESGTVELVMVRPVSRTRLLVERTAALVLAALALNLAATLTVAVGVSLSPDIHRAVPLGGVFAAGVMGLGFALCLIGPAMAVSAAGRRRAQVVGATIAIGAVGFAVNFIALAWSPAAPLRFLSPFHYYAPGDALAEGCVLWPQLGILIGTGVLGILLARLLLQHRDLAP
- a CDS encoding flavodoxin domain-containing protein, which produces MSTKRVLVAYGTKHGATAGIAEQIGKTLREDGLDAVVLPAGDVHDVRAYDAVVLGGSLYAGHWSSKAKHCAERNAESLRHRPVWMFSSGPLDRSAEERDIPPVSAVAREMQLIGAREHMTFGGSITAHTPGFLAKAMTRQGKGGDFRNPERIQNWAHHISAELVAA